Genomic DNA from Ilyobacter polytropus DSM 2926:
TTTAGGGTCAACTTTGGTTTTTACAATAAGTTACATTATATCTGTTTACGTCGCTGAACTTCTTTTTATTATTGCAGACCCAAGACTTAGGAGGAAAAATGGATAAATTTGAAAAATTAAACAGTTATTCCTCTGAAGAAAAATTTTCAAATCATAAGAAAAAAAATTATGACCCTGTATTGTTATGTGAGATGAGTTTCATTATTCTTATTATTATTTTGTCATTTATTATACCAGACCACCTGGCAGAAAACAGATGGAATATGAATATGCTTCCTTCTGGAGATCATCTCTTTGGTACTGATGACCTTGGTAGAGATATCTTTTTCAGAACTTTAAAGGGAACCAAAATATCAATGACTATAGCAATCTTTGGAGGGGTAGTAGAACTTTTTGTTGGTGGAGGATATGGGGCTATAGCAGGCTATCTTGGAGGAAAAACTGAATTTCTTATGATGAGAGTTTTAGATATATTTTCCTCTATACCCTACCTTGTGCTAGTGACTCTTATCCCTATTTTCCTCGGAAGAAACCTTTTTGGAATTACTGTTGCCATCACCTTTACAGGATGGTTTTCCACCGGAAGGGTAATAAGGGGAGAAGTCCTGCATTTGAAAGAAGAGAATTATGTAAAGGCCTCAAAATTAATGGGAGCATCTCCATTTTCAGTTATAAAAAATCATATATTTCCTAATTTAATAGGTATCTTATCTGCCTCTGTTATTATGAATATCCCAAAGTATATTTTTGCAGAAGCTTTTCTACAGATTTTGGGTCTTGGGTTGGGATACCCCAATGTAACATGGGGGATGTTGATTGCAGGGTCTCAAGAGAACTTATTTTTTTATCCCTATCAAATTATTTTCCCGAGCATTATACTGGTAACTGTCATCTTTATAATAACTCATATGGGGGAGCGGATTAAAAAACTTGTAAACGGAAGCAGACTTCACTGGAGGGGATACTATGGATAAGCTCCTTCAAATAAAAAATCTTTCTGTAAAGCTTGGAGAAAAACAAGTGGTAAAAAATCTTAGTCTGGATATCAAAATAGGGGAAGTAGTTGCCCTAGTAGGAGAATCAGGGAGTGGAAAAAGTACCCTTGCCAGAACTATAATGGGATTTGAAAAAAATTTCAAAGGTGAAATTTTCTTTAAAAACAGAAGGATTGATATGTTAAGCGACAGAGAATATTCAAAAATAAGAGGAAAAAAGATTGCAATGGTCTTTCAAAACTCCATGAACGCATTTAATCCCACAATTCGGACAGGATCTCAGATAGAAGAACCCCTATACATTCACACAGAGGAAAAAAAGAAGTCAGTTTTTGAAAAGGTATATTCGGCCCTTGGAAAATTAAATTTAGACAAAAAAAGAGCCTATTCCTCCTTTCCTCACGAACTTTCAGGTGGGATGAAACAAAGGGCCGCCTTTGCCATGGGATCCATATGTGATCCAGAAATTTTAATTTTAGACGAGGTTACAACTGCAATTGACGTAGTAAATTTCCGTACTATAATTACCTCTGTCAGGGAAAGAAAAAAGAACTCTAGTGTACTATTGATTACTCACAACATTGATCTTGCCAGGACTCTCGCAGACAGAGTCGCAGTTATAAAAAACGGTGTTCTCATCGAAGAAGGGAAAAATATTCTTAACGCCCCCTTACATCCATATACAAAACTCCTTGTCTCGTCAGAGCTCACCATCTCATGTAAAAGAAAAAAAATAAAAATACCCCTATACAGCAAAACAGATAGGGAATCTTACGGGTGTCCCTTTGCCCCAAACTGTTTCGATGTCATGAAAATATGCATGGAAGAGATTGGATATGAGAAAAAAATAAACGACAGAATTATTAGATGCTGGAAGTATCACCCAGATTACTTGAGGAGGAAAGATTTTGAGTAGACTCTTTGATATAAAAAATCTCACTGTAAAATTTAACAAGGGATCTTTTAACGCCCTTGAGAAGGTAAACCTATACCTTAAAAAAGGAGAGATATTAGGAATATTAGGAGAAAGTGGTGGTGGAAAGTCAACTTTGGCAAATTCTATGACACTTTTAAATGATAGATATACAGGTGAAATACTATACAAGGGGAAAGAGTTAAAATCCATGAACCATGGAGAAAAAAAAATTTTTTCAAAGGAAGTTCAGCTTATATTTCAAGACCCGTATTCTTCACTTAATCCAAAAATGAGATTAAAAGATATAATTCTTGAAGGAGCATTTATCCACGGCCTTATTCCAAAGAATGCCTGTAATGGTTTGGTAAAAAGTCTTTTAGACAAGGTAGGATTAAAAGAAAGTTACTTAGATAGATATCCTAGAGAACTCTCAGGAGGAGAAAGACAAAAGGCAGCAATAGCTAGGGCACTGGCTCTTTTTCCAGATGTCATTATCTTTGATGAGGCAACTACTAACCTAGACCTAGTAAGTCAAAGAGAAATATTAAACATCATACTTGAACTTCAAAAGTCCGGAGTCACCTGTATAGTTATATCACACAACCTCCCTCTTATAAATATAATCTCCGACAGAATTATCGTCATAAACAATGGCAGGATAGAGGAAGAAGGTAAAACAGAAGATATTTTAACTTCTCCCAAAAGTGAATATTTAAAAGAAATCCTCAATTCAAATTATAAACTTTAATTAAATATAAATAACTTTAAGTTACTTCCTGAATCTAAGATATTCGTTTGAAGATATTGATTTATTCGGATTGTATTGCTTTTCTTTTGAAAGAAAAGCAATACAGGCTTTCAGATAAATTCAGTAATTTATCTTCAAATTAAGTTGATAATATTTATTTCAAATGTCAAAAACAAGGTGAAATTCCAAATATAATATTGAACCATTTTAATTTCTTCTCTCAAGGTTTCTAAGAGTAAAGACAGAATCTGAAATATCTGGATCAATAACTATATCACTTAAAAGCAGCTCCGTATAAGACCCCTTTTTTATCTTGTCTTCCATCCGAAACTTTGTTATATAATATCTGCCCTTTATCCGAATAATTTCATCTACATAAAACTCCTTGAGAAGTTTACCAGACATAGCATACATTTTTGAATTCTTCAGGACATAGTTTTCTTTATCCACCTCTATAACCCTCATATAGTAAGCTGTATCCTCTCCCTCTTTTGCAACGAGTCTCAAAGTATACAAGCCCTCTGTTTCTTTCAATATTTCAGAGTTGTAAATGTCTGTGAGATGAGTTCTGTCAGTCTGATCTTCATAAGATATGTCGCTTCCCATCATATTTTGTCTCAACATATGCCCGGATATTTTCACTGTTCTGTCTGCCTTAGGGAGAAATATCCAAAGATTATCTCCATTCCTCAAGTACTTTGTTCCTTTGTCTCTCGGAGGAGATATAAACTCGATAAAAGCTAAATTTTTCCCCACTGCCTGAATCTTCATTTTTTTTACAAATTTTTTATTCTTTTTATGAATAATCATCTCCCCGTCGTATTTTATTGAGCTAGGAGTCATATTATAGTCCACTTTTTCCAATATCTCCTCTGCTGTAATTCCAAATAAAAAAATCGAGAAGATCAAATATATAATCAAATATTTTTTCATGAAATCCTCCTACTTATTTCTCAGATTATCCACAGCTTCTTTTTTGATTTCCGGAGTTACGGTCATAAAAGTTACAAAAACAGATAGAATGGATCCCAATAAAAACCCAAAGATAAGAAGCCTCCAGCTAAAAAACATATAAATAGTACTCTGGATATTAATTGTATCAGAAACAGTCTCTAAAACTTCTCCAAGCTTTATGCCCTTTACTGAAAAATAATATACGATACCACCTCCTGTTACAATCCCAAGGAAAGATGCAAAAGATCCTATAAGACCTCCTTCGAGACACAGAAGGTTCCTTATATCAGAATTCCTCATTCCCTGCGACTTTAAAACTCCTATCTCTTTTCTTCTTTCAAAAACCACCATCATCATAGTATTAGTTATACCTATGCCAGAAAGGAGACTCAAGATCAATGTGAATATTAATTTCACTACTGGAAAAACTGACGACATATATTCATTTATCCCTATCTCACTCCAGAGTTTTACTAGATAATTTTTCCCAAGTTCAGATACCAGTATTTTTTTATATTCTTCAGAGTTTTTTTCTTCCTTTGGATATAGAAGAAATTCAGTCACCATATTATTCATATCCAATAAATACTGAGCATCTTTTAGAGTGACATAAAAGCTTCTGTTTAGTCGCCCGTTATCCATCTTATAAAATCCGGATATTTTATAATTAAGAGCCGAAATAGACTTATCTTGTGTGAAAGTAAGAACAGTAACAGAATCTCCGATTTTTAATCCTAGTTTTTCTTTCACCTTGCTTCCTATTATTATCTCATTATTTTTTTCAAAGTCTAAAAATCTTCCTTCGTAAATAAAATTATCAAACCCTATTATATTTCTGTCCTCTTTTTCAATTCCGATTCCCATAGCTCTTTCATCTTTATCGCCGGAAAAAATCATCGCTCCAAATTTTATCCTTCCAATTGCAGTACCGTCAAAATCTCTCAAATATTTCCGAATTTCATCAGAAGATATATTTGAGGATATATCTAAAGACTTTTCCTTTAGCTGAAAATCGTGAGCCGTAACCCTGACAATCCCAGTAAGTTTTTTCCCCTCCTCTGTAAACATCCTTTCAATTCCATATACCCAGCCTAGACCAACTGTGACTCCCATTATGCCAATCATCGTTGATACTACCGTCAGGAAAGATCTCCTTTTATTTCTAAATATATTTCTAAATGCTATTTTTAACATGACCATCACCGGTCCTTTATAGCTTCTGAAGGATTTAATTTTATAGATTTTACTGCAGGATATACCGAAGCAAATACAGAAAAAACAATTCCCACAACAAATATAATTAAAGATTTTTCTAAATCAAAATAAAGATAAAGTCTATCTGAAAAAGGAATACTTATTCCTAGATCGCTACTTTTTATTGTGATTTCTATACCATTATTTTGGTAATAATTAGTAGTTATACCTCCAAAAATAAATCCAATAAAACTTCCTAAGCTCCCTACAAGGGTTCCTTCGCCTAAAAAAAGGATTAAAATTTCCCTATTATTCATACCATTTGCCATTAATATACCTATCTCTTTCTGACGTTCTAGCATGGCCATGAGCATTGTATTGGCTATTGTCACACCTGCCATGACCAGAATGGTAATACTTATTATGGCAAAGGCTTTTCTTCTTATAGAAGTTATCCTAAGTATGTCCTTTATCTCTTCCTGCCAAGGAATAAAATCTATCTGCAGTTTTTTCAGACTTTCAACTTCTTCATCAGTCAGCAGAGTCTTTACAGCAATATCATTTACAAAAGGGGTGTCTGCAAATTTTTGAGCAAAATTCAGATCAATAAAAACACAGCTACTGTCCATAATGGTATTCCCGGTTTTTATTATCCCTGTTATAACTAGACTATAAGCATTTATACTCTGTGATGCAGTTCTGGCTATGAGAGTCACTTCATCCCCTATACCCAACTTCAAAAGTCTCGCCATTTCCAATCCCAAAACCAGTGAATTCTCATTATCTACAAAAGATCCATCTACCATGTATCTGTTTCTTTTAAATACAAGATTTTCTTTATGAGGTTCCACCCCTATAAACTGAGCTCTAAGCTCCTCCTCACCGTCAGTTATACTGCCTTCAAATAAAAGCCTTTTACTATAATCCTTATTTTTCAGTATTTTTTCTACCTTATCTAGATTATCTATTGGATAATCCAACTGGTCATTATCTTCTTTTTCCAGATAAAAATCTTTACCATATATTTTATAATAGGATGTATCTGTTTTTATATAAATATCTGTTATCTGATTTTCCAGCCCGGAATTTAGACCCTCGCCTAATATTGCAAGATATATCCCCACAATCATGGTTATCAATGTGAGAACCGTTCTTTTCTTATACCTAAATATATTTCTAAATATCATTTTAAGTATCATGACGAATCCCCCTCTTTGATCCCATCTCGGAGTCTTACTACTCGTTTAGCTTTTTCAATTATTTTGAGATCATGAGAGGAAAAAATAAAGGTTATATTATATTCCTCATTGAGTTTTTTCATCATCGCAAGAATAGCTTCACCTGTTACACTGTCCAAATTTGCCGTAGGTTCGTCTGCTAGTATAATACTTGGTTTTTTCACTAGAGCCCGGGCCACTGCAACTCTTTGCTGCTGACCCCCAGATATTTCAGAAGGCCTTCTGTCTTTAAGCTCATAAATATCCATCTCTTTTAAAATAGTTTCCACCATCTCTTTTTTGCTCTCTTTATCATGAATCCCGAGAAGGTCTAAAGAAAACTCCACATTCTCATATACTGTCAACACAGGAATAAGGCTGTAATCCTGAAATATAAACCCTATCTTCTCTCGTCTAAAATTCGAGGCATCCTTAGGTTTTAAAAGGGAAAGATCAACTCCGTCTACCAAAGCCTTACCAGAGGTAGCTCTGTCCATGGCCCCTATAATATTGAGAAGTGTCGTCTTTCCTGATCCTGAAGGTCCTGCTAATACTGTGAATTCTCCCTTTTGAATATCAAGGGTTATACCGTTAAGAGCCTTAACCTCTAGAGCGCCCTTTAGATAAATCTTTTTTATATTTTTAAGACTCACTATAGCCATCTTCTGCCCCCTCTAAAAAAATCCTTGGATTTCAAAAACCAGTTCACTGTCTAACTCTTCATTATAAGAATATTGGTATAAACCTCTGAAATTATTATAATAATTATAAGATACCTGAATATTGAAATAATCATTTAATTTATAAGTAAGACCTGATCTCAGATAGAGATAACTTATTTCTCCGTCTACAAGTAAACTCTGAAAAACCTCTATATCCTCACTCACCACATAGTTATACCTTAGATAAATAGCACCTGTATCTTCCTCTTTTATATAAATAGTCTCTGCAAGGGTATAAAGAAGAGTTCCACTTAGATCGAAGCTGTAGTCTCCTCCTATTACAACTGCATTCTGATCTGAACCTTCAGATTCTTTGTGTATAAGCTGTGACCATATTCCTATTCCTGCATCTCCCTTTAATTCAAGTACAACATCTTCATTCTTGACTGCTTCTCCCAAAGGATTTTTTTTATCATAATGAAAATAATTTGTCATGAATTCATAATTGTCAACTAAAAAAGTATAACGGGCCCCTATATTGTTATCTCTGGCTAAGTTTTTAAAAACCACCCCTTCAAGACGGGACATGTTTTGCAAATTATACTTCAATCTCAGAGAATCAAGCCCATCCTTATCACTCCTGGGGTTTTCAAGATCAACCTCGTTAAAAACATCAGCTCCGTTAAAAATATATGCACTTCCCCAGACTATCATCTGTCTACCTGCACTAAAAGTAGTATAATCACCATAAAGTTCTAAATAACCTCTATACAACTCCAAATAATCCTCAGGATCATCGGTAGCCTTTAGAGAGATCTGGGAATAAAAATTATCCTCCTGATGCTCTGCTCCTAATATAAGCTCTATAGAACCATAGCTACTGTTGTAAGAGTTAAATCTTTGGGTTCCTTCTACCTCTCCAAAGTAATCTAGGGAGAAAACTTCAGAAAAAACAATTAAAAATATAAAAGCAAATAATTTTTTCATATTTCCCCCGCCTTTTCAAAAGAATAAAAATTTTAACCTTCATTTATTCTATTCTGCCTTATAAATTAATTCCTTTGATTGGCGAAACATTATAATATACGTAAGAATACCGATCTATTTACCAGGTCTTAAAATTTCATATACAAAGATTTTTTTATAAATAAACTCTAAAAAATAAAGATCTCATCGTTTTATTTTAGAGGCTCTCTCTGATTCTTGATTTAAAGAAAAAACTTGTGTAGACTTTAATGAATAAAAACAGATTAGAGGAGGACAAAAATGGTCATTAAAGTATTAGTAGAAAATAATTCAGGTGACATTTGTAAAGGGGAAAAGGGTCTTTCCCTCTATATAGAGGCTGATAATAAAAAAATACTCTTAGACACTGGAGAAACATCTCTTTTTTTAGAGAATGCATCTAAACTAAATGTAACTTTAAATGACTTAGACTTTGTTGTCTTGAGCCATGGTCATTTTGACCACGGAGACGGCCTTAGATTTATAAAGAATAAAAAACTCATATGCCATCCAGATTCCTTCAAAAAACGATTTAGAAAAAGAGATAGTTCTTATCTCGGCCTTCACATGGATCTAGAAAAGGCCAATTCAAAATTTGACCTTATCCTCACTAAAAAGCCCTATAAATTATCTAAAAATATAACTTTTCTAGGAGAAATTCCCAGAGAAAACAACTTTGAAAGTAAAAATACACCTTTCAAATTTGAAAATGGTCAGGATGATTTTGTTCTAGATGATTCAGCTCTTGTCATAAATTCTAAAAACGGCCTAATAATAATTCCAGGATGTTCTCACTCAGGTGTATGCAACATAATCACTTATGCAAAAAAAGTAACAGGTATAAATAACATTTATGCGGTTATAGGAGGGCTTCACCTTATGAACCTAGATAATGTAACCTATAAAGCCATTGATTTTTTAAAAAAGGAAAATATCAGTATATTTTATCCTATACACTGCACAAAAAAACTTGTGTCAGATGAAATCTCAAGGCTATTAATCAATACAGAAGTAAAAAGAAGCTTTTCTGGAGATACCATTTCTCTATAGATATTGACGCAAATAAAAAAGTCCCTCTGAATCTAATTCAGAGGGACTTTTTTAGAAATTAAATTATTTGCAATGCTTGTTAATAAATAGTTTAAATTTACCAAATATACTGTAATCCAATCAAAGCAAGAAAATAAATACCTGAATCTGTACTGGAACTGCTGTCAGAAACATTCTTTTTATATCCGTATCCTGGAAGTCCTATTTCAGAAAAAACTCTTAAATTAGGATAAACTTCCCTGTTATAAAGCAGATGTGGGTATAAAGTAAGTTCACCTGTATAATCCTGGCTTGTACCTCCTATAAACTTATCCACATCCACTTCCGTTTCAAAGCAAAATGCCCAGTTCTTATTAAATTCATAAGTCCACCTGGTTATACTTTCCAGTCCTAGAAGATATGTCCCTTCATAACCACCATAGTCATAATATTCATTATAAAGGGTGTTGAAAGTCTGCCATCCGTATCCCCAGTTTGTAGATGTGAGAAGGTTGCCTTCAAGGGAATATCCATCTCTTCCAGTGACAAATACTTTCCCCAACCAAAAATCAAATCCCCAGTAAGTTCCACCCATTCCTATATCCGCATTGGTTCTCAATCTGTATCTCAAGGCAAATTCATTTTTTTCGTAGTTTCCACCGCTCTCACCTGGAAGCCCCAGCTGATTATATTCCCACATAATTCCAAAGTCTGTACTCCACATATTACCTGCAAAATTATGCCTGCCTGTATCTTTTACAAAACCCACGAGACTATCCCATCCGTTATAATTTACACTGCCGTTTCCCAGATCATCATCGATATAAAACTCACGATCTGTATCATATTCAAAATCCCATTTTTCATCCAAAGCAATATAACCCTGAGCTATTTTCCACTCTACCAGCGAATAAGCTGCACCGTATTCATAACTTAAATAATTCCTTATACTATTTTTCTCTGATACAGGTTCATAAAAATTGAGCACATCAATACCTCTGCTTTTTCCTACGAAACTTTTTTCCTCTAATGCCAGCTCATCTTTTGAAAAGGATGTCAGAGATACTAAAAGCATTAAAAAAAATATATTCTTAACTCTATTCACCTATATACCTCCCATCTCTGTCAAATCCATTTCTGTCAATTCCTGAGAAGTTATATCCCCTTCGGTCATAACCATCTTTATCATAACCATAAATATCATAGCCTTTCGGATCATAACCTGTCCCTGTAACTATATGTGTAGCATCATTTTTCCATCCATCTCTACTATAATTTTTACCTGTAGTTTGGTGTAGACCGTTTCTGTCAAAACCAAGGCTGTCATATTTTGTACCTGTTTTTTTGCTTATCCCACGGCTGTTCCATCCGTATTCGTCATATCGGCTACCTGTTTCCTTATTTATTCCTCGCACATCAAATCCGTAATAATCATACCTAGTGCCTGTTCCTTTAAAGATGCCTTTCCTACTCCATCCTGACCTATTATATCCGTCTGAATCAAGACCCCTATCATCATAACCACTTTTATCGTAGCCTTCCTTATTGTAGCCATTAACATCATAATAGTCTCTTGTCTCTGAATTTAAACCATACCAGGTCCAGCCATTTACATCAAATTCTGTTTTTGTATCTTTATGAATCCCCTCAGTGTCAAATTTAAGAAGGTCATATTTTGTCCCGGTTTTATTATGAATCCCTTTAAAATCAAAACCTCTTTCATCATATTTCGATTTTGTAGCAGGGTTATAACCATCTTTCTCAAAGCCCCTATAGTCAACTGTGGTGCCAGTATATTTAAACACCCCATTCTCATTCCAACCTTCACGGTCAAATCCCTCTGCGTCTTTTCCTTTCCTATCGTATCCCTCTCTGTCATATCCTTGAATGTTGTACCCATTGGAATCATAATATTCTCCAGTGTCTTTATTTACTCCGTACATGCCCCAGCCATCTTTATTGAATGCTGTTCCTGTATCTATATGAATTCCCTCTCTTTTAAAACCATCTTTATTGTACACTGAGCCTGTCTCACTATTATAACCAGAAGCATCAAATCCATTTTCATCAAAAGATGTTCCTGTCACAGAATGTCTTCCATAAAAATCAAAACTATAATAATCATAGGGTGAATCGGTGTAAATATTCCAGCCTAAAGATGTAAACCCTCTTTTATCTGCTCCATCAGAGTTATAACCCTGTATATCATAACCACTGAAATCATAGGTGCTCATAGTATGCCAGTTATGCTTTGTTATATTATTAAATCCTCTTTCATCATATCTAGAACAACCGTTCAAAAATCCAGATAAAAGTATTATAACTATCACAGGCAGATAACCTTTTCTGCTTAAAAACTTGTCCAAGATATTTATCAACGGACTTCTTATTATCTTTTTAAAATTTTGTCTGTAAAAAGTAGTATAGCTAATATTTTTAAAAAGTCTATTCAGCAAAATATTGGCAAATAAAAGAGTTATAAAGGAAGAAAGAAAAAACCCTAGCCCAGTATATTCATTTCCAAATTTTACAAAATAAAGAGAAAATAAAAGGTCTGTTAAAAAAAACACAAAAGACACCATAAGAGCCTGTATTCTAGCGTCAAAATATAAAAATATAGTTATGATCATAGATATAAACACGGCACAAAATGCTGAAAAAAGTGATATCCTAAATAGATCTAAAAGATATAAATCAAGTCCATAATTTTCAAATATCAATTTTGAAAGTAGTGCAAAGGATATACTTATGAAAAACTGCATCTCCATGCAATAAAACATCTCTCTCTTTAATACATCCATCATTGTAGCCAAACTTTTATCTATATCATCTAAAGTTCCTTTATAAGATATATGAGCATAATAAGTTTTATAATCTGGAAAAAATTTAGTTTCTAAAAAAACAACAAAGTATACCATACTTGGAATAGTTATAAAGAAAGCGTAAAATAAAGCCACTTCATAAAAAGGTGAAGCTGTAAAAGTCCCGGCAATTATATAATGGTCTCCCTTTGTCCAGACAATAAAAAGATGAACCCATATTCCCAATATATAGAATAATCCCATAAAAAAAAGAGAGGAATAACCCTTTAAATATTTTAAAAATCCGAACTCAGTGCCTCCTCTCTCCTTAAAAGCTGACAGAAGATAGTATGACAAAAGTAGAAAAGTCAATAGTATTCCCATTGCATAGGCAAAAATAAGATTGGTAGCCAAAAAATTTTCTGGAAAATTAATTGGGTTTTTTATAAGATAAAATCCCAAAACCATTGCCAGAAGGTTTCCTATAAAGTAGGAAAAAGCCACAAATTTATAATTCTTTAGTACGTTAACAAAACACATCCCTATCCACGATGCCGATAACAGAGTAAAGAGAATAACGGCCATTTTTTTATAATAATACGGCAATGGAGAATTCCGTAAAAACAAACTTCCTATTATAAATGCCATTATAATTATTACTTTTATTATTCCTATATATGTTTTTCTAAGCTCGTTACTTCTCTTCTGGTAGATGCAGTCTGACATATATCTTGTTACTACGTACTGCCAAGGGGTTGCCAGAAGCTGAGAAAATATAAAACAATAAAGTACTGTAGACATAAACAGCACTCTCTCATCTCTTATAAATATATATTCTCTCGATATATGCATGAGAAAATTCAGACTTATTGTTGTTATCAACCAAGGTCCTACACTTATAAGAGTGGAATATGCTATGGCTTTTAGATCTCCAAGGGTACTGTCACTTTCTGAGAACAATTTTCTAAATTCAAATCCTATTCCTGCCACTGTTTATCACCCAACTCTCTATATATCTTTCTGTAACCTTCGATAAAAATTTCTCTGGA
This window encodes:
- the pelG gene encoding exopolysaccharide Pel transporter PelG; protein product: MAGIGFEFRKLFSESDSTLGDLKAIAYSTLISVGPWLITTISLNFLMHISREYIFIRDERVLFMSTVLYCFIFSQLLATPWQYVVTRYMSDCIYQKRSNELRKTYIGIIKVIIIMAFIIGSLFLRNSPLPYYYKKMAVILFTLLSASWIGMCFVNVLKNYKFVAFSYFIGNLLAMVLGFYLIKNPINFPENFLATNLIFAYAMGILLTFLLLSYYLLSAFKERGGTEFGFLKYLKGYSSLFFMGLFYILGIWVHLFIVWTKGDHYIIAGTFTASPFYEVALFYAFFITIPSMVYFVVFLETKFFPDYKTYYAHISYKGTLDDIDKSLATMMDVLKREMFYCMEMQFFISISFALLSKLIFENYGLDLYLLDLFRISLFSAFCAVFISMIITIFLYFDARIQALMVSFVFFLTDLLFSLYFVKFGNEYTGLGFFLSSFITLLFANILLNRLFKNISYTTFYRQNFKKIIRSPLINILDKFLSRKGYLPVIVIILLSGFLNGCSRYDERGFNNITKHNWHTMSTYDFSGYDIQGYNSDGADKRGFTSLGWNIYTDSPYDYYSFDFYGRHSVTGTSFDENGFDASGYNSETGSVYNKDGFKREGIHIDTGTAFNKDGWGMYGVNKDTGEYYDSNGYNIQGYDREGYDRKGKDAEGFDREGWNENGVFKYTGTTVDYRGFEKDGYNPATKSKYDERGFDFKGIHNKTGTKYDLLKFDTEGIHKDTKTEFDVNGWTWYGLNSETRDYYDVNGYNKEGYDKSGYDDRGLDSDGYNRSGWSRKGIFKGTGTRYDYYGFDVRGINKETGSRYDEYGWNSRGISKKTGTKYDSLGFDRNGLHQTTGKNYSRDGWKNDATHIVTGTGYDPKGYDIYGYDKDGYDRRGYNFSGIDRNGFDRDGRYIGE